A genome region from Gadus macrocephalus chromosome 15, ASM3116895v1 includes the following:
- the LOC132473121 gene encoding cGMP-dependent protein kinase 2 produces MVAGRILAMGNGSIKAPRAEHNICLCNRDPAGWDVEPLRLRITHLEEKLSQREKDFQVQELQMRLLRQELDAKTTQVEKLQDAIGCYSHTNGHLVGTLPAPHTPPLPLASVIDQGSSSRFHRVAVEVHRRLKAKEGVSAEPTSGAYSGGGGGGGGGRGVSTAERAVVRKDSNTKRLINAAMVKNDFLKKLEPQHLRDMVDCMYPRKYTQGQLVIQEGEPGNYLYVLAEGLLEVIQNGKLLGEMRPGTAFGELAILYNCKRTATVKAVSCALIWVLDRQTFQSIMMRTTKARHEEYFNFLRSVSLLKELPEEKLAKIADCLEVDYFNRGEFIIREGEEGNTFFIIAKGEVSVTQTTEAHGQPKEIKTLGVGDYFGEKALISEDVRSANIVCNTNDTQCLVVDRENFNQMVGTYEELQAYLKEYVEELSRSDVKRNALPQSPQADSPTQQEWRRLQDRLALLPHHLPFHRLEVIATLGVGGFGRVVLVKLEDESSTFALKCIKKKHIVDTRQQEHIYSEKNILQLTNSPFIVRLFRTFRDDRCVYLLLEACLGGELWSVLRDMNFFDDPTGRFCIGCVLEAFEYLHIRGIVYRDLKPENLLLDSEGYVKMADFGFAKRIGLGKKTWTFCGTPEYVAPEVVMNKGHDFGADCWSLGILIFELLTGNPPFSGTDPIKIYTMVLHGIEKVDFPKRIGKRPDDLIRRLCRLNPVERLGNKKNGILDIKKHKWFQGFNWDGLRHQRLVSPLKREVRGPLDHSHFDVFPPDLEEPPEELSGWDKNF; encoded by the exons ATGGTGGCCGGCCGAATCCTGGCCATGGGCAACGGTTCTATCAAAGCCCCGCGGGCGGAGCACAACATCTGCCTGTGCAACAGAGACCCCGCCGGCTGGGATGTGGAGCCCCTGAG actaCGTATCACCCACCTGGAGGAGAAGCTTTCCCAGCGGGAGAAGGACTTCCAGGTGCAGGAGCTGCAGATGCGTCTCCTCCGGCAGGAGCTGGATGCCAAAACCACTCAGGTGGAAAAGCTCCAGGACGCTATAGGCTGCTACAGCCACACCAACGGCCACCTGGTGGGGACTCTACCCGCACCACACACCCCCCCGCTGCCCCTGGCCAGTGTCATCGACCAGGGCTCCAGTAGCAGGTTCCACCGGGTGGCCGTAGAGGTCCACCGGCGCCTCAAGGCCAAGGAGGGGGTGTCGGCCGAGCCCACCTCAGGGGCCTActctgggggtggaggagggggaggtgggggtcggggggtcTCTACCGCGGAGAGGGCTGTGGTCCGCAAAGACTCCAA TACCAAAAGGCTTATCAACGCTGCGATGGTGAAGAATGACTTCCTGAAGAAGCTGGAGCCCCAGCACCTGAGGGACATGGTGGACTGCATGTACCCCAGGAAGTACACCCAGGGGCAGCTCGTCATCCAGGAAGGGGAGCCTGGGAACTACCTCTACGTGCTCGCAG AGGGTCTTCTGGAGGTCATCCAGAATGGTAAACTGCTTGGAGAGATGCGTCCAGGGACCGCCTTCGGAGAACTGGCGATATTGTACAACTGTAAAAGAACCGCCACCGTCAAAG CTGTGTCCTGCGCTCTCATCTGGGTGTTGGACCGGCAGACCTTCCAGAGCATCATGATGAGGACCACAAAGGCTCGCCATGAAGAATACTTTAACTTCCTACGCAG tgttTCTCTGCTTAAGGAACTACCTGAGGAAAAGCTGGCAAAGATCGCTGATTGCCTTGAAGTT GATTATTTTAATAGAGGAGAGTTTATTATccgagagggagaagagggtaACACTTTCTTCATCATAGCAAAAGGAGAG GTGTCGGTCACCCAGACCACAGAGGCCCACGGTCAGCCCAAGGAGATCAAAACGCTGGGCGTGGGAGACTACTTTGGAGAGAAGGCCCTCATAAg CGAAGATGTCCGCTCGGCCAATATCGTCTGCAACACCAACGACACCCAGTGCCTGGTGGTGGACAGAGA GAACTTTAACCAGATGGTGGGAACGTACGAGGAACTGCAGGCTTATCTGAAGGAATACGTAGAGGAACTCTCCCGCAGCGACGTGAAGAGAAACGCTCT GCCCCAGTCCCCGCAGGCAGACTCCCCGACGCAGCAGGAGTGGCGTCGGCTGCAGGACCGCCTGGCCCTGCTCCCCCACCACCTGCCCTTCCacaggctggaggtcatcgccACCCTGGGCGTGGGGGGCTTCGGTCGCGTGGTACTG GTGAAGCTGGAGGACGAGAGCTCCACCTTCGCCCTGAAGTGCATCAAGAAGAAACACATCGTGGACACCAGGCAGCAGGAACACATCTACTCTGAGAAGAACATCCTGCAGCTCACCAACTCACCCTTCATAGTCAG GTTGTTCCGGACCTTCAGGGATGacaggtgtgtgtacctgcttCTGGAAGCCTGTCTGGGAGGAGAGCTGTGGAGTGTGCTTAGAGACAT GAACTTCTTTGATGACCCGACGGGCCGGTTCTGCATCGGCTGTGTGCTGGAGGCCTTCGAGTACCTCCACATCCGGGGCATCGTGTACCGGGACCTGAAGCCAGAGAACCTTCTGCTCGACTCGGAGGGCTACGTCAAAATG GCAGATTTTGGCTTCGCTAAGAGGATCGGCCTGGGGAAGAAGACCTGGACATTCTGCGGGACCCCGGAGTATGTGGCCCCGGAGGTGGTCATGAACAAGGGCCATGACTTTGGGGCCGACTGCTGGTCCCTGGGAATACTCATCTTTGAGCTGCTCACTGGAAA CCCGCCGTTCTCCGGCACAGACCCCATTAAGATCTACACCATGGTGCTCCACGGCATCGAGAAGGTCGACTTCCCCAAGAGGATCGGCAAGCGGCCGGATGACCTCATCAGGAGGCTCTGCAG GCTCAACCCGGTGGAGAGACTAGGTAACAAGAAGAACGGCATCCTCGACATTAAGAAGCACAA GTGGTTCCAGGGCTTCAACTGGGACGGCTTGCGGCACCAGAGGCTTGTATCCCCCCTGAAGAGAGAG GTGCGAGGGCCGTTGGACCACAGCCACTTTGACGTGTTCCCCCCTGACCTGGAGGAACCCCCAGAGGAGCTGTCTGGCTGGGACAAAAACTTCTGA